In Gossypium raimondii isolate GPD5lz chromosome 12, ASM2569854v1, whole genome shotgun sequence, a single window of DNA contains:
- the LOC105765461 gene encoding spermine synthase, with product MGEDAGKGLECPKLMDGKGNSGNGSEKVIPSCCLKARASAPELEAKCHSTVVSGWFSESQSSSDDAGKMVYFNNPMWPGEAHSLKVESILFKEKSDYQEVLVFESSTYGKVLVLDGIVQLTEKDECAYQEMIAHLPLCSIPSPKTVLVVGGGDGGVLREISRHSSVEHIDICEIDKMVIDVSKKFFPELAVGFEDPRVDLHVGDAIEFLRHAPKGKYDAIIVDSSDPVGPAQELVEKPFFETLAQALRPGGVLCNMAESMWLHTHLIEDMISICRETFKGPVHYAWASVPTYPSGVIGFLLCSTEGPPVDFLNPINPIEKLDGAYLHKRELRFYNSEMHRAAFALPSFLKREVRLL from the exons ATGGGGGAAGACGCAGGAAAAGGTTTAGAATGCCCGAAGCTTATGGATGGGAAGGGGAATAGTGGTAATGGCTCAGAGAAGGTTATCCCTTCTTGTTGTTTGAAGGCCAGGGCTTCAGCCCCTGAGCTTGAGGCAAAATGCCATTCTACTGTTGTTTCTGGGTGGTTCTCGGAATCTCAGTCTTCCTCTG ATGATGCTGGTAAAATGGTCTACTTCAACAATCCTATGTGGCCGG GAGAAGCGCATTCTCTGAAAGTTGAAAGCATTTtattcaaggaaaaatcagaCTATCAAGAGGTCCTTGTTTTTGAG tcATCGACATATGGGAAAGTGCTTGTTCTTGATGGTATAGTTCAACTGACTGAGAAAGATGAATGTGCATATCAGGAGATGATTGCTCATCTTCCACTTTGTTCGATTCCATCTCCCAAAACT GTTCTGGTTGTTGGAGGTGGTGATGGTGGAGTTCTTAGGGAGATTTCTCGACACAGCTCTGTGGAGCACATTGATATATGTGAAATAGATAAGATGGTTATAGAT GTTTCCAAGAAGTTCTTTCCAGAATTAGCGGTTGGATTTGAGGACCCTCGCGTTGACCTTCATGTTGGTGATG CTATTGAGTTTCTTCGTCATGCTCCGAAAGGAAAGTATGATGCAATTATTGTTGATTCATCAGATCCTGTAG GTCCTGCTCAAGAGCTTGTAGAGAAACCATTTTTTGAGACTTTAGCTCAAGCATTAAGGCCTGGTGGTGTCCTTTGTAACATGGCAGAGAGTATGTGGCTTCATacacatttaattgaagatatgATTTCTATTTGCCGTGAGACATTCAAGGGGCCTGTTCATTATGCATGGGCAAGTGTTCCAACATATCCAAG TGGTGTGATTGGTTTTCTGTTATGTTCCACTGAGGGGCCACCAGTTGATTTTTTGAATCCTATAAACCCTATTGAGAAGCTAGACGGTGCTTACCTTCATAAGAGAGAACTTAGATTTTACAACTCTGAG ATGCATAGGGCTGCTTTTGCATTGCCTTCGTTCCTGAAGAGGGAGGTGAGGCTACTATGA
- the LOC105765462 gene encoding probable protein phosphatase 2C 76 → MVCNSCLKSVIVQTGQIGTILTRKRVHLQSTVRTLYAGGAGLTFLWNREFRTSAKMMVDSGAAASQGPVVHKFPEKDDAGYVSGGWKSEDGRLSCGYSSFRGKRATMEDCYDIKTSKINGQTVCLFGIFDGHGGSRAAEYLKQHLFEKLMKHPQFMTDTKLAISETYQQTDADFLDSERDTYRDDGSTASTAVLVGNHLYVANVGDSRTIISKAGKAIPLSEDHKPNRSDERKRIESAGGVVMWAGTWRVGGVLAMSRAFGNRMLKQFVVAEPEIQDREINEEFEFLVLASDGLWDVVPNEDAVSLARVEEEPETAARKLTETAFTRGSADNITCIVVRFHHGKAHPLNSDSQA, encoded by the exons ATGGTATGCAACAGTTGCTTAAAGAGTGTAATTGTTCAAACTGGGCAGATAGGAACAATATTAACCCGGAAAAGGGTGCATTTACAAAGTACTGTAAGGACTTTATATGCCGGTGGTGCTGGATTAACTTTTTTGTGGAATCGTGAATTTCGAACAAGTGCTAAGATGATGGTGGATTCGGGCGCAGCAGCAAGCCAGGGTCCCGTAGTCCATAAATTCCCAGAGAAAGATGATGCTGGATATGTTAGTGGAGGGTGGAAAAG TGAGGATGGAAGATTAAGCTGCGGTTATTCAAGTTTCAGGGGAAAGAGAGCAACCATGGAAGATTGCTATGATATTAAAACTTCCAAGATTAATGGGCAGACAGTCTGCTTGTTTGGAATCTTTGATG GGCATGGTGGTTCTCGTGCTGCTGAGTATTTGAAGCAACACCTTTTTGAGAAACTAATGAAGCATCCGCAGTTCATGACCGACACCAAACTTGCCATAA GTGAAACATATCAGCAGACTGATGCAGATTTCTTGGATTCTGAAAGAGATACTTACCGGGATGATGGTTCCACTGCTTCAACTGCAGTGTTGGTTGGTAACCATCTATATGTTGCCAATGTTGGAGACTCGAGGACTATAATATCCAAGGCTGGAAAAG CAATTCCACTATCTGAAGACCATAAACCAAATAGAAGCGATGAACGGAAGAGAATCGAAAGTGCTGGAGGGGTTGTTATGTGGGCAG GAACTTGGAGGGTAGGAGGTGTGTTAGCTATGTCTCGAGCTTTCGGTAATCGCATGTTGAAACAATTTGTTGTTGCAGAACCAGAGATTCAG GACAGAGAGATAAATGAAGAGTTTGAGTTTCTTGTGCTTGCTAGTGATGGATTATGGGATGTAGTGCCTAATGAG GATGCTGTTTCCCTTGCCCGAGTAGAAGAAGAACCGGAGACAGCTGCTAGAAAGTTGACAGAAACTGCGTTTACTCGAGGGAGTGCCGACAATATAACATGCATTGTAGTAAGATTCCACCATGGCAAGGCACATCCACTTAATTCCGATTCCCAAGCGTGA
- the LOC105765463 gene encoding probable trehalose-phosphate phosphatase D, which translates to MMMRKLTKFNHTMGFQITHSNKPKKVKPFSCPNNDDDDNGGTNGGSLIPDDVPGYASWLGKHPSALNMFDSITKEAKGKKVVVFLDYDGTLSPIVDDPDKAFMSAEMRMAVREVAKHFPTSIISGRRRERVKEFVQLSNVYYAGSHGLDIMAPPRAVKACDKKGNEGAFQPAKLFLPAIQEMSIELEDTIREIQGARIEDNKFCISVHYRQVPPKDHEMLKEKVKSLVGNRPNFRLTEGKMVLEVRPSIEWNKGDALNYLLDTLGFSNAKDVLPLYIGDDRTDEDAFKVIASRREGFPIIVSSIPKDTIAWFSLRDPSEVLAFLLRLAKWKKSEIHFYK; encoded by the exons atGATGATGAGAAAGTTGACAAAGTTTAACCACACAATGGGATTCCAAATAACACATTCTAACAAGCCGAAAAAAGTGAAACCTTTTTCCTGTCCGAACAACGACGACGACGACAATGGCGGAACCAACGGCGGCTCTTTGATACCTGATGATGTTCCAGGCTATGCTTCATGGCTG GGGAAACATCCTTCTGCATTGAACATGTTCGATTCGATAACGAAAGAAGCGAAAGGGAAAAAGGTGGTCGTGTTTTTAGATTACGACGGCACCTTGTCCCCCATCGTTGATGACCCCGACAAGGCATTCATGTCTGCTGAG ATGCGTATGGCGGTGCGTGAAGTTGCAAAGCATTTTCCGACGTCGATAATCAGCGGTCGTAGACGAGAAAGg GTTAAAGAATTTGTACAGTTAAGTAATGTATATTATGCTGGGAGCCATGGTTTGGATATAATGGCACCACCTAGAGCAGTGAAGGCCTGTGATAAAAAG GGGAATGAAGGTGCATTTCAACctgcaaaattatttttacctgcAATTCAAgag ATGTCCATAGAATTGGAAGACACCATTAGAGAAATACAAGGTGCTAGGATTGAAGATAACAAGTTTTGTATCTCTGTACATTATCGTCAAGTTCCACCAAAG GACCACGAAATGTTGAAGGAGAAAGTGAAATCTCTGGTCGGAAACCGCCCCAACTTTCGTCTCACCGAGGGTAAAATG GTTTTAGAAGTCCGGCCATCGATAGAATGGAACAAAGGCGACGCCCTGAATTATTTGCTCGATACATTGGGATTCAGTAATGCTAAAGATGTTCTACCTTTATATATCGGAGATGATCGCACCGATGAAGATGCATTCAAg GTAATAGCAAGTAGAAGGGAAGGATTTCCCATAATAGTTTCATCCATACCAAAAGACACCATAGCTTGGTTCTCGTTACGTGATCCGTCCGAGGTATTAGCTTTCTTATTACGTTTAGCTAAATGGAAGAAATCGGAGATTCATTTCTACAAGTAG